atctaaaaattagatttaatCAACATGTCATGACAAGttactttccttttttttaagttactcctataatatatatgtaaaatacttttatattgtattaaatttaagaagtaatttaaaataaaagtaaagtaacttgttataacattaaaaaaatctattgcgCAAGTAAAAGCATACGTCTATCTAACAATTAGATTTAATCAACATATCATAGTTACCCCACAACGGATTTACTTCTAATGTCATGACAAGTtactttccttttgttttaagttacttttataatatatgtaaattacttttatgttgtactaaatttatttttatgtctaaAATGCAACTTAATGaaacctaaaaataatttggatatattatgaaagtaatttgtaattttttattaaaatataatcatgtgagATTTTGTTATAAAGATTTGATTGTTACAAACACAACAGTGTAATCGGATCGTCGATCGGATGAGtagtttaagagaaaattatatttaaagcatATGATTTTAGGTTGGTCGAACAACCTCAGTCTTCTTCTGACCAGATAGGTTGCTTTTGGTCTGATCTCTTGCTTAGAATTGAACAGCTAAACGCCCGTCACTCGTTAAGCCTAAAGCGCGTACCATTTAGATTTTACGCTCTGCAAAGTCCAAATACGAAGAGCTTATGAACCACTGGACATACACTGATACAGGAGTATCTGCGTTGGTATGCCGCATGCCATACATCCTAATCAGCAATGGACACACAGTGCCACAGTGGCAGTTCGGATAAAGACTTGGATCGTTCGCGCATCGGTGCATGAAACCTAACCAACAAGTATAGCGTGGAGCTATCATCATATGGGCACATCACTGAGACACTGACATCAGCACACgaagatatatatactatattgtttttaaattataaatatttctagataGCTTAGCaatgataaagaaaatatcacaAGATTTTATGTAAGTCATTTTAGCGGccaatttatgaattttaaattgattgaattcttttattaaatatatgtttggttctaAAATAATTGGATTTATTGAATTCGTAAGAATCAATacacaaatatttatactataatatgatgctaaaaataattgtattttaaaatggagtgAGTATACTCCTATAAACCTATGGTCGAGCTCATGCGTCACCCGGGGAGTTGGAAAACTTGCTGGAGCTAACACTGCAGTCAGTGCAGTGCACTGTACCCCGGCCAAGCTAATTGGCGGCCGGGCCAGACACACACCTACCAGAGAACCGGAACAATTTCTGAGGCTGACGAGAGTAGAGAATCCTACTGGTACCACGAAGGCTCTCGCTGTTTTTGCCACTATTCACGCGTTTGCCAGCGGTGCGCTTCCACTGCGCAGGCGCGCCCGGCGCATCAGCATCgtggacgtcgtcgtcgtcattgGCAGCCACCGCATTGCGTTGCCCCAACAGGAGCCGACAGTGCGGGGTACGAAAGCACAAGCGctccccgccgctgccgcgcgcgcgcgcacccaCGTCCCCGCCACACGACACGGTGCCACCGCGAGTCAGAAAacctggccggccggccggccaaaCGGCCTGCCGATCGACCGGCCGCTGTCTGTCTCCGCTCCGGCGGTGTACATCGCGCGCGGCGACCCACCGGAGGAGGTGCGGCCACGCGGCGCGACGATCCATCGAGCCCCGTGCTGCCTCTCTGATGAATCCGAGCGGAGTGGTGCGCGCGAGCCAGAGTTGAGTTTGACGGGCTTCTATCTGAATCGGGACCTGGGCGAGTTTAGACTTTAGAGTTGGAATGGGATTTGGCCCATCTACTGCTCGGTTACCCGGCCGATCGAGCCGCGAGGATTGGGCATTCGGGCTGCATGGGATCACGTCACAACTCACGGCTACAATTCACAACTCTACAATTCTGGCATGACTTGTCGCCTGTGCTACTGAGTCTGTGCTCTATTCAGTTCTATACTTGACAATAGTatagttaaacttttaaactttaactgttaataatttaagatATTTAGTGTTGACGCGCTAggataatatgtatatatgagtTTTCTTTTGAGACCATGTCTTTGTTCAAAACGATAAGAATTATTGAATCGAAGAAGTACAGGAGCTTTGGAAGGGAAGACTTTATTGCCAGGGCACTCTTTAGTCTAAACGAATGATTACAAGACCTTAAAAATTCCATTATTGATCACAACACATTGTCTCCAcacattttcctttttgcatACAAGCCTAGTTAGAAACACTATGTAGCTCTCTATTAATAGCATGGTACATTTATGCTACCGGTAAAATTTGATTTGGATCATCggtttataaaaacatataaatagttTATTAACTTAGTGATTAGGGTTAATGTtgatatttatgatttttaattatttgtaatATGTTTTTACTCATTCATTATATCGTACACTGACTAACCCACACTCGACGGTGCATTCTTCTGCACGCAGTAAACGTACGACTTTACTCTTAGTGCTCACGTTAATTTGAACTTATTTCCTCCGTGTCTCTATCATCGTCAACTAATAAAATATACCTAAACTATTAGATAAAATTAGATTAACAATTCTGATTTATTTATACCACCCGTAGTAGGACtaattatatatcatttttatagaTTCCTACTATATAACTTTACCGAGTAGCACGCGCATATATTATGAATACacctctctttccttttttattgtCTATAAGAACACACTATCCATCTGGAACACGACTTAACTAAGTTAATCGGAAGCAGAGCAAATCAAGCAGAGTCAATGAatccgaaaaaaaaagaggcctAGCTCATTCCCACACCACCAACAAATTTATTCTACGCAAAAGAAGAAGCTCAAACACACTCAGTGCTATCCGAGTAGGGAAACGTTAAGCAAGTCACTTGGCCGAAGGCGGGTGTGTGGAGGCTTCGGCCACACCACCACCTGCAGACTGCAACTGTGCCCTGTTGCGCTGCATCCCTCATAAACAACCATTACCAAAAGGGCACCACACATTACATATTCattcctctcttcttttctgGACGGACGAGTCGATCCATCTCTCGTACAGCTAATGTGGCCTTTCATAATCTCCATGAGAGCGCCTGCTTGGCTCCTCGTAGAAACCGACTAGCTCTGGTGATGGTTTGACTTATtcatgacatatttacaaacaaagaatgatttataaataaaaattatatatatatatatatttagtgatataaaaggcaaatctggaaaataatttttgtaaaaaaaaatctaaaatcaatgcTAAATGTAATATTGGAAATTCAGATTtgagcttataaatataagataaaGGAAAAGACCAGTGTGTGTATATCGGTCAGGCCAGGGTATGCTCACTTTAGGTTGCGTAAAGGAGCTAGAAAGTGTGTTGCGAGCAGTACATACCAGAGTTCAGGTATGGAGAAAAGAAGTCCCCTGTGGCCAACAAAAAGGAGGCATTTTGATTTGCCCTCTCTGTTTGTGGGTAGTGATATGTGGAGAAACGTTGGCGCACGAAGCCGTTTAGTTTATCGTGGTTCTGCAAATGTGCAGCAAGTTGTTTCCATGAAGgtaactctctctctctctctctctgctaaTGAGGCTTCCACTCAAAGATATGGAGGTGATTAATCAACTAGATTAGTGCTGGTAAAGATAAAGCTGGCATTCGGTTTTCCAtattaagaaattaattaatgggaGTTGCACCAGAACTTTGTTTATATGGGCGCATTGTTTAAGGGGGTGATAATTCAGTGCAGTTAACTTATCTATCGTCACTTTCTATTAGATCAACAGACAAGTGATCAAACTGAAACTGAGAAGATGTTGGGAATTGAGGCATCGCCTCTCTGAAAGTAAAAGTATTAAAACAAACCCTGCAACTGTTAATTGAGAAGAACGAATTGTGAAATGATGGTCATATACATATCTTCATATCTTGCGTAATATCAAGTTATTAACAGTAGAATACTACTTAGTACAAACAAGGCACTACGATAGAAGTACTTATCTCAGATATGGGTTTTGATGACAACTAAATCATATACCAGTTTTTTTTGGAGTCCGTCAAGAGGATAGTGTGCATCAATTTGCTGCGTGAGAAGATCACCTAGCATCCAACATACGACAATTTCGCTGAGAGTGTACATATAAATTCTTGGTGGATCTGATATGCATCACCATCATCGTGCATATATCTAGACTAATTTGGACTTCTCAACCACAGCTATAGCTCTGAGCGAATGATAAGCAAGCACTACCACACTTCAAAAATAAGCAAGCACTACGATTACTAGCAAACAATTTCAAGGACCACTGTTTATACTAAATAGAAAGTACACCTAAGTACCGAAAACTCTTTTAATCCCTCATAGGACACTTGCTTCTTATATGCCATTTAAACAATTGTAAAAAGAccttaaacttttttaacaaaatagattagtatgtGATATATAATCGTGCAAGACTAAATATAACTCTGaagttacaataaaaataaacaaatatgatcatgaaaatatacatgttcatgTTCAAGTGCATACATAAGGTGATTCCCTTAGCGTAGATTTGCTTTGGATGTGTTTTGAAAAACTGGTTTCGAGGATGGAATCCATTTTCAGAGTTTGTCCTTGTGATAGACAATCAACCTTCAACATCGGGAATAGTCTGTGTGATACAAGGTGTCGTTCGGCACCATAGTGCCGTGGCACTGAGATGGTCGGACTTATATTGTGAGGCCGATCGAGAGGGCCAAACTTGTACAGTAAAACCAAGCTAGTGTCGTGGGGCCGAGAAGGTTAGACTTGGAGCCATGAAGGCTCGTTAGCCATGAGAAACGGTTAagcaatagattaattaggctcaatagtctatatttactttttataataaatgttaaacatccgatgtaatAAGTTTAGTTATTGTCCCAAATAACTGGTGTATGTGTGGCAATCGAGAAGAAGAGATGTTACCCGGTCCACCCTAGGTGCTACTACGACACGTGCCCAAGAGATGCTTGTGGATTCTAGTATTcatcatcttaaaaaaaaaagattctgGTGTTTCATCGCATCAACCAGTCGTCGCATGCTAATGCACGACATGGATGTCCTGTCAGTCAAATTATATAAGTATGTGTAGCTGAAATATCACAAAGTTCTGGTTCATTTTTCTCGCCATAAAGCAGTTTCAATTTGCTGGGACTTGCAGGTAAGCAGGATGCACTACATATGTAGTGCCCCTGCCAGTGGAGTCTGAATCCAGATGCATGAAGCATAACTTTGGATGACGCAATTCTAGCTTTTGCATAATGCATTTCATAAGTACAGTAAGAGTGACCTTAGAGATGTCGACAGAGAAATTCTTGGATGAGTGGAAAGCCATCGTGTACTTATATAAGCACGTACTACTCGATATTGAAGTATTGAACAGTAAAATAACTATACGCATATGACGTTTGATTCAACCATGCATGTTGCATGCATATTGATCGATCCACTGAACTGCGGTTTTCAGAATTATGATATGGAGAAATTCCATTTCATTGTGTCAGAGACAGAGACATTTAATTTCTGCCAAGTAAGGATAAGAAAACACCTGGGGAAAATTCTCATATCACCCTGCTCAAACACATAGAGCAGaggaaattatatatgtaagcCCAAAACACAATACGCTCTTTCTTCAGATCAAAAACAGAAGGAAAATTGATGATACAGGGGCAAAATGAAAAGCACGGAGCAAAATTATTCGACTCCACCCGTTCTCAATAATCACCGGGCACTAGTAATAATAATGCATGCAACGTCAGTAACACGAACACGTTTCCATCACACACGTACGCACGCCTCCGCATGAGAGGACAGTTAATTAGCACTTGGACAAAACCTCTCCCCGACCGACTGATGCAGCGAAACACTTGGAATCACTGTGCTTGGATGCTTGCTGCAGCCAGCGTCAAACTGCACTAGCTCCGTGTTCGTTGGAGGATGACGACTTCGCTCCATTTGCTTTCTTGCAGTCGGAGTCAgatgcgtcgtcgtcgtcgtctccagcAGTGGCGATGAACTCGGCGTCGTTTCCCTTGGACGCCACTGGAAGCTCCATCATGGCCGCCTCCTGCTCCTGGGTCTCCTTGTGCTTGCCCCAGAGCACGGAGTAGAGCCCGATCACGATCAGGACGGCGCCGAGGACGCCGCCGAGGTATATCTTCTCGGCGAGGATGAAGGAGCCCATGCCGGCCACGATGATCATCATGAGTGGACTGAACGCCGACGCGAACACCGGGCCGGTCTTCTGGATCACCAGGCCTTGCACGTAGTATGCGATGCTCGACGTCACGATGCCCTGGAAAAGAAGATCACACCGGAGACCACGTTAGCTCGATCATTCAGCATTTGGCACGACGATGATCGAGTGCATGGTGAATTGGTGATCGGATAGATACACACGGCGtaagcggcggcgaggaggttcATGTCGAAGCCGATGGTCCAGACGGAGGGGCGGTGCTCCATGGCGAAGGTGACGACGATGGCCTGGAGGGTGCCGACGAAGCAGATGAGCGTGGTGAGGGAGAGCGGCGCGGAGTACTGCTTGAGCGTGTGCGCCTGCAGGATGAAGAGCGAGGCCCAGGCGAGCGTGGCGATGATGACGAAGAGCGAGCCCAGGAACCACTCCCTGCCCGACGggtcgatggcggcggcgacgggggccTCCGCGCCGTGGCCGTGCGGCTGCGCGTGGCTCGTCCACgccatctgcatcagtgggCCCTTGTACAGCGTCATCATCATCGCGCCGGCCACCGTCACCAGCGTCCCGGCCACCTTCGCCTGGCACCTCACCTTCTTCAGGTCAACCTTCTCCATCCTATCGAATCATCATCCACGGCAATGTCAAATGCTTGCTCCGAACTGACTCGATCCGTTCAATAATGTTC
This is a stretch of genomic DNA from Oryza brachyantha chromosome 1, ObraRS2, whole genome shotgun sequence. It encodes these proteins:
- the LOC102714237 gene encoding WAT1-related protein At5g07050 — its product is MASHGGFLEKAKPYFAMICLQFGYAGMNVITKVSLNHGMSHYVLVVYRHAFATISIAPFALLLERKVRPKMTWSVFLQIFVLALLGPVIDQNFYYAGLKFTGPTFACAMSNILPAMTFVMAVIFRMEKVDLKKVRCQAKVAGTLVTVAGAMMMTLYKGPLMQMAWTSHAQPHGHGAEAPVAAAIDPSGREWFLGSLFVIIATLAWASLFILQAHTLKQYSAPLSLTTLICFVGTLQAIVVTFAMEHRPSVWTIGFDMNLLAAAYAGIVTSSIAYYVQGLVIQKTGPVFASAFSPLMMIIVAGMGSFILAEKIYLGGVLGAVLIVIGLYSVLWGKHKETQEQEAAMMELPVASKGNDAEFIATAGDDDDDASDSDCKKANGAKSSSSNEHGASAV